A window of the Longimicrobium sp. genome harbors these coding sequences:
- the ligA gene encoding NAD-dependent DNA ligase LigA, with product MTDPAPPQQLAARAAELRETLERASHEYYVLDAPAMPDAEYDRLFHELKRLEEEHPALRTPDSPTQRVGAEPASKLEKTEHLAPMLSLDNAFSPEELQAWETRNARIADEVRTAGYVVEPKIDGLAIALTYENGVFVKGATRGNGTIGEDVTRNLRTIRQIPLRLRQDDGAPAPPPVMEVRGEVYMSLPGFERMNQGRAAEGLATFANPRNAAAGALRQLDPAITARRPLRFFAYAVETGSGEGPFASQWELLQTLKAWGFPVNQLARPCASLDEVLEFVGAFEKTRGTLDYEVDGAVVKVNPLALHVELGVVGGREPRWATAYKYAPDLVVTTLRSIEINVGRTGALNPYAVLEPVEVGGVIVKLATLHNEDDIRRKDIRPGEKVLVKRAGEVIPQVVGPILEEGQERAPEWHLPDRCPACGTPAERPEGEAMTYCPNSACPARIYWGIVHFASRGAMDIRGLGERTILQMVRARPVDDAGQPVAADDAAAVGYTPPWDLAEEKSALPESPPAHETTGEGLPDAAGAEGAGGRARKKLVEDVGDLYRLTIDDLLTLEGFKQKSAQNLLDGIEASKQQGLARALFGLGIRHVGEIAAQTLARHFGSIDRLMTATVEEIEGVHTIGHVMAEALHAWFAEPRNLEVVEKLRAAGVKLTEERTEPAEGPFTGLTFVITGTHPTMSRPQLEEFIQQRGGRVTGGVTKKTSYLVVGEDAGSKLAKARELGVKELTEAQLLELAESTGADAGDADAAEPDPTTQPATAQLGLL from the coding sequence GTGACCGACCCCGCCCCGCCCCAGCAGCTCGCGGCCCGGGCCGCCGAGCTGCGGGAAACCCTCGAACGCGCCAGCCACGAATACTACGTCCTCGACGCGCCGGCCATGCCGGACGCCGAGTACGACCGGCTGTTCCACGAGCTGAAGCGGCTCGAGGAGGAGCATCCCGCGCTCCGCACCCCCGATTCTCCCACGCAGCGCGTGGGCGCCGAGCCCGCGTCGAAGCTGGAGAAGACGGAGCACCTCGCCCCCATGCTCTCGCTCGACAACGCCTTCAGCCCCGAAGAGCTGCAGGCGTGGGAGACGCGGAACGCGCGCATCGCCGACGAGGTGCGCACCGCCGGCTACGTGGTCGAGCCCAAGATCGACGGGCTGGCGATCGCGCTGACCTACGAGAACGGCGTCTTCGTGAAGGGCGCCACCCGCGGCAACGGCACCATCGGCGAGGACGTCACCCGCAACCTCCGCACGATCCGGCAGATCCCGCTCCGCCTGCGCCAGGACGACGGCGCGCCCGCGCCGCCGCCGGTGATGGAGGTGCGCGGCGAGGTGTACATGTCGCTCCCCGGCTTCGAGCGGATGAACCAGGGGCGCGCGGCCGAGGGGCTGGCCACCTTCGCCAATCCCCGCAACGCCGCGGCGGGCGCGCTCCGCCAGCTCGACCCCGCCATCACCGCGCGGCGCCCCTTGCGCTTCTTTGCCTACGCGGTGGAGACGGGGAGCGGCGAGGGGCCGTTCGCCTCGCAGTGGGAGCTGCTGCAGACGCTGAAGGCGTGGGGATTCCCCGTCAACCAGCTCGCCCGCCCCTGCGCCTCGCTGGACGAGGTGCTGGAGTTCGTCGGCGCGTTCGAGAAGACGCGCGGCACGCTGGACTACGAGGTGGACGGCGCGGTGGTGAAGGTGAACCCGCTGGCGCTGCACGTGGAGCTGGGCGTGGTGGGCGGCCGCGAGCCGCGCTGGGCCACGGCGTACAAGTACGCGCCCGACCTGGTCGTCACCACGCTGCGGTCGATCGAGATCAACGTGGGGCGGACGGGCGCGCTGAACCCGTACGCGGTGCTGGAGCCGGTGGAGGTCGGCGGGGTGATCGTGAAGCTGGCCACGCTCCACAACGAAGACGACATCCGCCGCAAGGACATCCGTCCCGGCGAGAAGGTGCTGGTGAAGCGCGCCGGCGAGGTTATCCCCCAGGTCGTGGGGCCGATCCTGGAGGAGGGGCAGGAGCGCGCCCCGGAGTGGCATCTCCCCGACCGCTGTCCGGCGTGCGGCACCCCCGCCGAGCGGCCGGAGGGGGAGGCGATGACCTACTGCCCCAACTCGGCCTGCCCGGCGCGCATCTACTGGGGAATCGTGCACTTCGCCTCGCGCGGGGCGATGGACATCCGCGGGCTGGGCGAACGCACGATCCTGCAGATGGTACGCGCGCGGCCCGTGGACGACGCGGGCCAGCCCGTCGCGGCGGACGACGCGGCCGCAGTCGGATACACGCCCCCGTGGGACCTTGCGGAGGAGAAATCCGCGCTGCCCGAAAGCCCGCCGGCGCACGAGACCACGGGCGAAGGACTGCCGGACGCGGCCGGGGCGGAGGGCGCGGGCGGCCGCGCGCGCAAGAAGCTGGTCGAAGATGTCGGCGACCTGTATCGTCTTACCATCGACGACCTGCTGACACTGGAGGGCTTCAAGCAGAAGTCCGCCCAGAACCTGCTGGACGGGATCGAGGCGTCGAAGCAGCAGGGGCTGGCCCGCGCGCTCTTCGGCCTGGGGATCCGCCACGTGGGCGAGATCGCGGCGCAGACGCTGGCCCGCCACTTCGGCTCCATCGACCGGCTGATGACGGCGACGGTGGAGGAGATCGAGGGGGTGCACACGATCGGCCACGTGATGGCCGAGGCGCTGCACGCCTGGTTCGCCGAGCCGCGCAACCTGGAGGTGGTGGAGAAGCTGCGCGCCGCCGGGGTGAAGCTGACCGAGGAGCGCACCGAGCCCGCCGAGGGGCCGTTCACCGGGCTCACCTTCGTCATCACCGGCACGCACCCCACCATGTCGCGGCCGCAGCTGGAGGAGTTCATCCAGCAGCGCGGCGGGCGGGTGACGGGCGGCGTGACGAAGAAGACGAGCTACCTCGTCGTGGGCGAGGACGCAGGCTCCAAGCTCGCCAAGGCGCGCGAGCTGGGGGTGAAGGAGCTTACCGAGGCGCAGCTGCTCGAGCTGGCCGAATCCACCGGCGCGGACGCGGGAGACGCGGACGCCGCCGAACCCGACCCGACCACCCAACCCGCCACCGCCCAGCTGGGGCTCCTATGA
- the ruvX gene encoding Holliday junction resolvase RuvX: protein MPRTMALDYGERRIGVALTDPTRTIASPLTTLQRRAGKRPPWAEIAKLIEEHEVEDAVVGLPLDLSGDETEWTKEVRQFGDDLARRTGLPVHWVDERLTSVAAERAVRGMGLKRSEREQKERIDAAAAALILDAWLRQRPREAQG, encoded by the coding sequence ATGCCCCGGACGATGGCCCTGGACTACGGCGAGCGCCGCATCGGCGTGGCGCTGACAGACCCCACGCGCACGATCGCGTCGCCGCTGACCACGCTGCAGCGGCGCGCGGGGAAGCGCCCGCCGTGGGCGGAGATCGCGAAGCTCATCGAGGAGCACGAGGTGGAGGACGCCGTGGTGGGACTACCCTTGGACCTTTCGGGAGATGAGACGGAGTGGACGAAGGAAGTCCGCCAGTTCGGCGATGACCTGGCCCGGCGCACGGGGCTGCCCGTGCACTGGGTCGACGAGCGGCTCACCTCCGTGGCCGCCGAGCGCGCGGTCCGCGGGATGGGGCTGAAGCGCAGCGAGCGCGAGCAGAAGGAGCGCATCGACGCCGCCGCCGCCGCGCTGATCCTGGACGCCTGGCTCCGCCAGCGCCCGCGCGAGGCGCAGGGGTGA
- the mltG gene encoding endolytic transglycosylase MltG codes for MKMRAPFRTFALSHFRTFALVALLATLAACATDGGGNPHGPPLRVTVPAGAALPAVADSLAKRGIVDSGDKFRRYAKAQDAASKLKPGIYEFRSGESWKTIVGKLVRGDVVKARIVVPEGWTARQIAARVAAALGGNEDSIHARLVDTAAARRYGVPGPTLEGYLYPATYVFPLGTPVEKAVAAMVQRYKSAWTPQMRAQLPASGMSEREVVALASIVEREAKDWHERPTIAAVYRNRMRKGMRLQADPTVQYALGQQRARLLYRDIASVSASPYNTYTHAGLPPGPIASPSQGAIQAALNPAPADYLYFVARPNGTHVFTRTLAEHNAAKRAAQAEARGAR; via the coding sequence ATGAAGATGCGCGCGCCGTTCCGCACTTTCGCACTCTCGCACTTTCGCACTTTCGCACTCGTCGCTCTCCTCGCGACGCTCGCCGCGTGCGCGACGGACGGCGGCGGCAACCCGCACGGCCCGCCGCTGCGTGTCACCGTTCCCGCGGGCGCGGCTCTCCCCGCGGTCGCCGACTCGCTGGCGAAGCGCGGCATCGTCGATTCGGGCGACAAGTTCCGGCGCTATGCGAAGGCACAGGACGCGGCGTCGAAGCTGAAGCCCGGCATCTACGAGTTCCGCTCGGGCGAGTCGTGGAAGACCATCGTGGGCAAGCTGGTGCGCGGCGACGTGGTGAAGGCGCGCATCGTGGTTCCCGAGGGATGGACGGCGCGCCAGATCGCCGCGCGGGTTGCGGCCGCGCTGGGCGGCAACGAGGACTCCATCCACGCGCGGCTGGTGGACACGGCGGCCGCGCGCCGCTACGGCGTCCCCGGGCCCACGCTGGAGGGCTATCTCTACCCGGCGACCTACGTCTTCCCCCTCGGCACGCCGGTGGAGAAGGCGGTCGCGGCGATGGTGCAGCGCTACAAGTCCGCGTGGACGCCGCAGATGCGGGCGCAGCTCCCCGCCTCGGGGATGAGCGAGCGCGAGGTGGTGGCCCTCGCCTCGATCGTGGAGCGCGAGGCCAAGGACTGGCACGAGCGCCCCACCATTGCCGCCGTGTACCGCAACCGGATGCGGAAGGGGATGCGCCTGCAGGCCGACCCCACGGTGCAGTACGCGCTCGGCCAGCAGCGCGCGCGCCTGCTCTACCGCGACATCGCGTCGGTGTCGGCCAGTCCGTACAACACCTACACGCACGCGGGCCTCCCGCCGGGCCCCATCGCCTCCCCCAGCCAGGGCGCGATCCAGGCCGCACTGAACCCCGCGCCGGCGGACTACCTGTACTTCGTCGCGCGCCCCAACGGCACGCACGTCTTCACCCGCACCCTGGCCGAGCACAACGCCGCGAAGCGTGCCGCGCAGGCGGAGGCGCGAGGGGCACGGTGA
- the thiE gene encoding thiamine phosphate synthase — translation MTGLRDRLSLIVITDPSCGEGRAIVDVVRAALRGGAPSIQLRGKDQAAREQVELARALRVETRAAGALLWVNDRLDVALAAGADGVHLGQDDLPVEAARRIVPGGFLIGISAETAELARAAERGGADYVGAGPVYETGSKADAGSAVGCARIAQVAAAVRIPVVGIGGIAAANAGEVVRAGAAGVAVISAVMRAADPEAATRELLRAATTGRS, via the coding sequence ATGACCGGCCTTCGCGACCGCCTTTCTCTCATCGTCATCACCGACCCCAGCTGTGGCGAGGGGCGCGCGATCGTGGACGTCGTGCGGGCGGCGCTGCGCGGCGGTGCGCCCTCCATCCAGCTGCGCGGCAAGGACCAGGCGGCGCGCGAGCAGGTGGAGCTCGCCCGCGCGCTGCGGGTGGAGACGCGGGCCGCGGGAGCGCTGCTGTGGGTGAACGACCGGCTGGACGTGGCCCTCGCCGCCGGCGCCGACGGCGTGCACCTGGGGCAGGACGACCTTCCCGTCGAGGCGGCGCGGCGGATCGTGCCGGGCGGCTTCCTCATCGGCATCAGCGCGGAGACGGCGGAGCTGGCGCGCGCGGCCGAGCGGGGCGGCGCGGATTACGTGGGGGCCGGGCCGGTGTACGAGACCGGGAGCAAGGCCGACGCGGGAAGCGCCGTCGGCTGCGCGCGCATCGCCCAGGTGGCGGCGGCGGTGCGCATCCCCGTGGTCGGCATCGGTGGGATCGCGGCGGCGAACGCGGGCGAGGTGGTGCGCGCGGGCGCCGCGGGCGTGGCGGTCATCAGCGCCGTGATGCGCGCCGCCGATCCGGAGGCGGCCACGCGCGAGCTGCTCCGCGCCGCTACCACAGGACGCAGTTAG
- a CDS encoding serine hydrolase domain-containing protein, with the protein MRFRPTALAVLLACASARPAAAQLVAFASAPGAGDGGASARLAMQLDSIARHAMEYQSIPGLSVVIVKDGRVVMERGYGVVNPPRERAATARTEYQIASVSKQFTAAAILRLNEQGRLSLDDAVTRYVDGLPPVYQEVTIRRLLNHTAGVPNFTEFLREFHQPLAPARLVEELASRTLQFAPGTAFHYSNSGYYLLGLVIEEVTGQGYADYLRDQFFTPLGLGDTHYCGELSAPVPAGFVRSRGGKTVRAAPWDPSVLYAAGSLCSTAEDLAKWEVALGEGRVLSPASFREMTTPAPPTETSVRMAYGYGMMVDTTEAGPYLHHDGAVSGFRAQVAWYPEEHMAIVVLMNQGLAAPEPIERDLARAVMGQARQREPRLSGPPTPTTGRRVMGSATQQRER; encoded by the coding sequence ATGCGTTTCCGCCCCACGGCACTCGCCGTCCTGCTCGCCTGTGCGTCCGCGCGTCCGGCCGCGGCCCAGCTCGTCGCATTCGCCTCCGCCCCCGGCGCGGGCGACGGCGGCGCCTCCGCACGCCTTGCCATGCAGCTCGACTCCATCGCCCGCCACGCGATGGAGTACCAGTCCATCCCCGGCCTCAGCGTCGTCATCGTGAAGGACGGGCGGGTGGTGATGGAGCGCGGCTACGGCGTGGTGAACCCGCCGCGCGAGCGCGCCGCCACCGCCCGCACCGAGTACCAGATCGCCTCGGTCAGCAAGCAGTTCACGGCCGCGGCCATCCTGCGCCTGAACGAGCAGGGCCGGCTTTCGCTGGACGACGCGGTCACGCGCTACGTGGACGGGCTGCCGCCGGTGTACCAGGAGGTCACGATCCGCCGGCTGCTGAACCACACGGCGGGGGTGCCCAACTTCACCGAGTTCCTGCGCGAGTTCCACCAGCCGCTGGCCCCCGCGCGCCTGGTGGAGGAGCTGGCCAGCCGCACGCTGCAGTTCGCGCCGGGAACGGCCTTCCACTACAGCAACTCCGGCTACTACCTGCTGGGGCTGGTGATCGAGGAAGTGACCGGGCAGGGGTACGCCGACTACCTGCGCGACCAGTTCTTCACCCCGCTGGGGCTGGGCGACACGCACTACTGCGGCGAGCTGAGCGCCCCGGTCCCCGCGGGCTTCGTCCGCAGCCGCGGCGGGAAGACGGTGCGCGCCGCGCCGTGGGACCCGTCGGTGCTGTACGCCGCCGGCTCGCTCTGCTCCACCGCCGAGGACCTGGCGAAGTGGGAGGTCGCGCTGGGCGAGGGGCGCGTCCTTTCCCCCGCGTCGTTCCGCGAGATGACCACGCCCGCGCCGCCAACGGAGACCAGCGTGCGGATGGCGTACGGCTACGGGATGATGGTGGACACCACCGAGGCGGGCCCCTACCTGCACCACGACGGCGCCGTCTCCGGCTTCCGCGCGCAGGTGGCGTGGTACCCCGAGGAGCACATGGCCATCGTGGTGCTGATGAACCAGGGGCTGGCCGCCCCCGAGCCCATCGAGCGCGACCTGGCGCGCGCGGTGATGGGCCAGGCGCGCCAGCGCGAGCCGCGCCTCTCCGGCCCGCCCACCCCGACCACCGGCCGCCGCGTGATGGGCTCGGCCACGCAGCAGCGGGAGCGGTAG